The following proteins are co-located in the Manihot esculenta cultivar AM560-2 chromosome 7, M.esculenta_v8, whole genome shotgun sequence genome:
- the LOC110619473 gene encoding pentatricopeptide repeat-containing protein At5g24830 isoform X2: protein MAAVLIEPSTSSHVFLLRFLDRTIDTIKQNAAQMFANIFYREPTVDPNARCDSFVFSYSFNHLMETLTHPCGLRTQDWFPNNKQCNDEGDPQAVFNVLDAMLKGSLERLKSMREGIPSLKMGLTGRVMDVSYAGHITLIRDLSLAGKLGAALLLRRKMLQKGFVPDVITHNYLVNGLCKTGELDNANWLIREMLEIGPSPNCATYNTFIKGYCLMNDVDKALFIFCTMNNYGIRPNRVTFNILVHALCKRGLLEDAKKLLSEILEDDEEKTSSDLITSTILMDGCIKNGDIIQAFGIWDAMTQKNTLIDAVAYNVFIHGLCLTEDVKLAYSYSCEMLKRGLLPDIFTYNTLISGLFKAGKSYEACYIHDVMLRMGVSPDQISYKMLIQGLCTQGDVSKASEYLHCMLKKSMVPEPQVWNLIINGYGRCGDPDIAFSFRDQMISFGVLPNVFTYNALIHAHVKAQNIVGAFSLKKEMVCYGLFPDVVTYNLLISAACNAGHINFALHLYNEMLGRGYEPDMITYTELIKGHCMRGNVKETVELFNKLLNSGLTVDHVPFQILIKKYCIMGETDWAFDLYQKWLERKTVFH, encoded by the exons ATGGCCGCT GTATTAATAGAACCATCGACATCATCACATGTATTTCTTCTTCGTTTCTTAGACCGAACCATCGATACCATCAAGCAAAATGCAGCTCAAATGTTTGCTAACATCTTCTATCGCGAACCCACTGTAGACCCAAATGCTAG GTGTGATAGCTTTGTTTTTAGTTATTCGTTCAACCATCTCATGGAAACTCTTACTCATCCTTGTGGACTGAGAACTCAAGATTGGTTTCCAAATAACAAGCAATGCAATGATGAAGGTGATCCACAGGCTGTTTTCAATGTTTTGGATGCAATGCTTAAGGGTAGTTTGGAGCGCTTGAAATCAATGAG aGAAGGCATACCATCTCTTAAAATGGGTCTTACAGGACGTGTTATGGATGTTAGTTATGCAGGACATATAACTTTAATCAGGGATTTATCTTTGGCAGGCAAGTTGGGAGCGGCTCTATTGCTGAGGAGAAAAATGTTACAGAAGGGTTTTGTTCCTGATGTGATAACTCACAATTATTTGGTGAATGGATTATGCAAAACTGGGGAATTGGATAACGCCAATTGGCTTATCAGAGAGATGTTAGAAATAGGCCCCTCTCCCAACTGTGCCACTTATAATACATTTATAAAGGGCTATTGTCTTATGAATGATGTTGATAAAgctctttttattttctgcaCGATGAATAATTACGGTATCAGGCCAAATAGGGTCACTTTCAACAtacttgtgcatgcactctgCAAGAGGGGCCTTTTAGAGGATGCCAAAAAACTTCTCAGCGAGATATTAGAGGATGATGAAGAGAAAACAAGCTCAGATTTAATTACCTCAACCATACTTATGGACGGTTGTATCAAGAATGGAGATATTATTCAGGCCTTTGGTATTTGGGATGCCATGACCCAAAAGAATACCCTAATAGATGCTGTTGCATATAATGTCTTCATCCATGGATTGTGTTTGACTGAAGACGTGAAACTTGCATATAGCTACTCTTGTGAAATGCTCAAAAGAGGATTACTTCCTGATATCTTCACTTATAACACTCTTATATCTGGTCTTTTTAAAGCAGGAAAATCTTATGAGGCTTGTTACATACATGATGTAATGTTAAGAATGGGAGTTTCTCCTGATCAGATATCATACAAAATGCTGATTCAGGGGCTATGTACCCAGGGAGATGTCTCTAAGGCTAGTGAGTATCTCCATTGTATGTTAAAGAAGTCAATGGTACCAGAGCCTCAAGTGTGGAACCTTATAATTAATGGTTATGGGAGATGTGGAGATCCTGATATTGCATTTTCTTTTAGAGATCAAATGATATCTTTTGGTGTTCTACCAAATGTATTTACCTACAATGCATTGATACATGCCCATGTAAAAGCACAAAACATTGTTGGTgcattttctcttaaaaaggaGATGGTTTGTTATGGTCTTTTTCCTGATGTGGTTACTTACAATCTTTTGATCAGTGCAGCTTGTAATGCCGGGCACATTAATTTTGCACTTCACTTGTATAATGAAATGCTGGGAAGGGGATATGAACCAGATATGATAACTTACACTGAGCTAATTAAAGGTCACTGTATGAGGGGAAATGTGAAGGAGACAGTGGAACTTTTTAACAAGTTACTGAATTCTGGTCTTACAGTTGATCATGTTCCCTTTCAGATACTTATCAAGAAGTACTGCATAATGGGGGAGACTGATTGGGCATTTGACCTCTATCAAAAGTGGTTGGAAAGGAAAACGGTCTTCCACTAA
- the LOC110619473 gene encoding pentatricopeptide repeat-containing protein At5g24830 isoform X1: MAAVLIEPSTSSHVFLLRFLDRTIDTIKQNAAQMFANIFYREPTVDPNASRCDSFVFSYSFNHLMETLTHPCGLRTQDWFPNNKQCNDEGDPQAVFNVLDAMLKGSLERLKSMREGIPSLKMGLTGRVMDVSYAGHITLIRDLSLAGKLGAALLLRRKMLQKGFVPDVITHNYLVNGLCKTGELDNANWLIREMLEIGPSPNCATYNTFIKGYCLMNDVDKALFIFCTMNNYGIRPNRVTFNILVHALCKRGLLEDAKKLLSEILEDDEEKTSSDLITSTILMDGCIKNGDIIQAFGIWDAMTQKNTLIDAVAYNVFIHGLCLTEDVKLAYSYSCEMLKRGLLPDIFTYNTLISGLFKAGKSYEACYIHDVMLRMGVSPDQISYKMLIQGLCTQGDVSKASEYLHCMLKKSMVPEPQVWNLIINGYGRCGDPDIAFSFRDQMISFGVLPNVFTYNALIHAHVKAQNIVGAFSLKKEMVCYGLFPDVVTYNLLISAACNAGHINFALHLYNEMLGRGYEPDMITYTELIKGHCMRGNVKETVELFNKLLNSGLTVDHVPFQILIKKYCIMGETDWAFDLYQKWLERKTVFH; this comes from the exons ATGGCCGCT GTATTAATAGAACCATCGACATCATCACATGTATTTCTTCTTCGTTTCTTAGACCGAACCATCGATACCATCAAGCAAAATGCAGCTCAAATGTTTGCTAACATCTTCTATCGCGAACCCACTGTAGACCCAAATGCTAG TAGGTGTGATAGCTTTGTTTTTAGTTATTCGTTCAACCATCTCATGGAAACTCTTACTCATCCTTGTGGACTGAGAACTCAAGATTGGTTTCCAAATAACAAGCAATGCAATGATGAAGGTGATCCACAGGCTGTTTTCAATGTTTTGGATGCAATGCTTAAGGGTAGTTTGGAGCGCTTGAAATCAATGAG aGAAGGCATACCATCTCTTAAAATGGGTCTTACAGGACGTGTTATGGATGTTAGTTATGCAGGACATATAACTTTAATCAGGGATTTATCTTTGGCAGGCAAGTTGGGAGCGGCTCTATTGCTGAGGAGAAAAATGTTACAGAAGGGTTTTGTTCCTGATGTGATAACTCACAATTATTTGGTGAATGGATTATGCAAAACTGGGGAATTGGATAACGCCAATTGGCTTATCAGAGAGATGTTAGAAATAGGCCCCTCTCCCAACTGTGCCACTTATAATACATTTATAAAGGGCTATTGTCTTATGAATGATGTTGATAAAgctctttttattttctgcaCGATGAATAATTACGGTATCAGGCCAAATAGGGTCACTTTCAACAtacttgtgcatgcactctgCAAGAGGGGCCTTTTAGAGGATGCCAAAAAACTTCTCAGCGAGATATTAGAGGATGATGAAGAGAAAACAAGCTCAGATTTAATTACCTCAACCATACTTATGGACGGTTGTATCAAGAATGGAGATATTATTCAGGCCTTTGGTATTTGGGATGCCATGACCCAAAAGAATACCCTAATAGATGCTGTTGCATATAATGTCTTCATCCATGGATTGTGTTTGACTGAAGACGTGAAACTTGCATATAGCTACTCTTGTGAAATGCTCAAAAGAGGATTACTTCCTGATATCTTCACTTATAACACTCTTATATCTGGTCTTTTTAAAGCAGGAAAATCTTATGAGGCTTGTTACATACATGATGTAATGTTAAGAATGGGAGTTTCTCCTGATCAGATATCATACAAAATGCTGATTCAGGGGCTATGTACCCAGGGAGATGTCTCTAAGGCTAGTGAGTATCTCCATTGTATGTTAAAGAAGTCAATGGTACCAGAGCCTCAAGTGTGGAACCTTATAATTAATGGTTATGGGAGATGTGGAGATCCTGATATTGCATTTTCTTTTAGAGATCAAATGATATCTTTTGGTGTTCTACCAAATGTATTTACCTACAATGCATTGATACATGCCCATGTAAAAGCACAAAACATTGTTGGTgcattttctcttaaaaaggaGATGGTTTGTTATGGTCTTTTTCCTGATGTGGTTACTTACAATCTTTTGATCAGTGCAGCTTGTAATGCCGGGCACATTAATTTTGCACTTCACTTGTATAATGAAATGCTGGGAAGGGGATATGAACCAGATATGATAACTTACACTGAGCTAATTAAAGGTCACTGTATGAGGGGAAATGTGAAGGAGACAGTGGAACTTTTTAACAAGTTACTGAATTCTGGTCTTACAGTTGATCATGTTCCCTTTCAGATACTTATCAAGAAGTACTGCATAATGGGGGAGACTGATTGGGCATTTGACCTCTATCAAAAGTGGTTGGAAAGGAAAACGGTCTTCCACTAA